A DNA window from Megalobrama amblycephala isolate DHTTF-2021 linkage group LG11, ASM1881202v1, whole genome shotgun sequence contains the following coding sequences:
- the rnf8 gene encoding E3 ubiquitin-protein ligase rnf8 isoform X1 yields the protein MMEKTEEPPSLNTEEESSEKDKIWCLQRVGRDCDWLHLCEDSEVSVGRGLNVTHQILSVSCPLMISRNHCVFKQNDDGRWTVTDNKSLNGVWVNGRRIPPGNPFLLQQGDSVRLGVPLDGNPVEFDYILVQKNFTDVKSFLSGNHDKESGAAPLGQKLKNSKRKFDGDESEPCPAQQSKSKLYRSSCPDKSRAQPCPSGERRETEKFFCKPLEEDRCGDTAGSSSSACSESSQQLASVHRYSKNLMVLKDRVGDTQKRAAELERQRHQTPEREREMQELQTQLELLRGQLRSQKEQALKRIESLEKSFCEEERRLETEKAQQNEVGLKKQLEDALKEHRKVIEELKHAREGFKEALQAKDKELEVTKEEKEKAKAQKEEVVTQMTEVLESELQCSVCSELFIEAVTLNCAHSFCQHCIREWRKRKDKCPMCWQTITSQTRSLVLDNCIDRMVENLSADMRERRLGLINERKGQKASVSPAVVVINDDSSSSSSSSSDALFQSNSSVFLDSSDSNESLVHFPSDDDSSWTEEDDYL from the exons ATGATGGAAAAGACTGAAGAACCTCCTTCCTTAAACACCGAGGAAGAGAGTTCTGAAAAAGACAAGATCTGGTGTTTGCAGCGCGTGGGGAGAGACTGTGACTGGCTGCATCTGTGCGAGGACTCAGAG GTTTCTGTTGGTCGAGGTCTGAATGTGACCCATCAGATTCTGTCAGTCAGCTGTCCACTGATGATATCCAGAAATCACTGTGTCTTCAAGCAAAATGACGATGGACGATGGACAGTGACGGACAATAAG AGTCTGAATGGCGTGTGGGTGAACGGGAGACGGATACCGCCAGGAAATCCCTTTTTACTTCAGCAGGGTGACTCTGTGAGACTCGGGGTCCCTCTCGACGGCAACCCGGTGGAGTTCGACTACATCCTGGTCCAGAAGAATTTCACCGACGTGAAATCGTTCTTGTCTGGGAATCATGACAAAGAATCTGGTGCTGCTCCTTTAGGCCAAAAACTGAAAAACTCTAAGCGGAAGTTCGATGGAGACGAGTCGGAGCCGTGTCCCGCGCAGCAGTCCAAATCCAAGCTGTACCGCAGCTCCTGCCCGGATAAATCGCGGGCACAGCCCTGCCCTTCCGGGGAGCGCCGGGAAACTGAGAAGTTTTTCTGTAAACCTCTGGAGGAGGACAGATGCGGTGATACAGCGGGAAGCAGCTCGAGCGCGTGCAGTGAAAGCAGTCAGCAACTGGCATCCGTTCACCGTTACAGCAAGAACTTGATGGTCCTGAAGGACCGCGTGGGCGACACGCAGAAGCGCGCAGCCGAGCTGGAGCGGCAGCGGCATCAGACTCCGGAGAGAGAGCGGGAGATGCAGGAACTGCAGACGCAGCTGGAGCTGTTGCGGGGTCAGCTGAGGTCGCAGAAGGAGCAGGCGCTCAAGCGCATTGAGAGTCTGGAGAAATCCTTCTGCGAGGAGGAGCGGCGCCTGGAG ACTGAAAAAGCACAACAGAACGAGGTGGGCTTGAAAAAACAACTCGAGGATGCATTAAAAGAG CACCGGAAAGTCATTGAGGAGCTCAAACACGCTCGGGAAGGATTCAAGGAAGCTCTTCAAGCCAAAGATAAGGAGCTGGAAGTTACAAAG gaagagaaagagaaggCCAAAGCTCAGAAAGAGGAAGTGGTCACACAGATGACTGAAGTGCTGGAGAGTGAACTGCAGTGCAGCGTTTGTTCAGAGCTCTTCATTGAG GCCGTGACGCTGAACTGCGCCCACAGCTTCTGTCAGCACTGCATCCGAGAGTGGCGCAAACGCAAGGACAAGTGTCCCATGTGCTGGCAGACCATCACGTCTCAGACGCGCTCTCTGGTCCTGGACAACTGCATCGACCGCATGGTGGAGAACCTGAGCGCCGACATGAGAGAGAGACGTCTGGGGCTCATCAATGAGCGGAAAG GTCAGAAAGCGAGCGTCTCTCCAGCAGTCGTGGTAATAAACGacgacagcagcagcagcagcagcagcagcagtgacGCGCTCTTTCAGAGCAACAGCTCCGTGTTCTTGGACTCCTCCGACTCCAATGAATCTCTGGTTCATTTTCCCAGCGATGACGATTCGTCCTGGACTGAGGAGGACGATTATCTCTGA
- the rnf8 gene encoding E3 ubiquitin-protein ligase rnf8 isoform X2, with protein sequence MMEKTEEPPSLNTEEESSEKDKIWCLQRVGRDCDWLHLCEDSEVSVGRGLNVTHQILSVSCPLMISRNHCVFKQNDDGRWTVTDNKSLNGVWVNGRRIPPGNPFLLQQGDSVRLGVPLDGNPVEFDYILVQKNFTDVKSFLSGNHDKESGAAPLGQKLKNSKRKFDGDESEPCPAQQSKSKLYRSSCPDKSRAQPCPSGERRETEKFFCKPLEEDRCGDTAGSSSSACSESSQQLASVHRYSKNLMVLKDRVGDTQKRAAELERQRHQTPEREREMQELQTQLELLRGQLRSQKEQALKRIESLEKSFCEEERRLETEKAQQNEVGLKKQLEDALKEHRKVIEELKHAREGFKEALQAKDKELEVTKEEKEKAKAQKEEVVTQMTEVLESELQCSVCSELFIEAVTLNCAHSFCQHCIREWRKRKDKCPMCWQTITSQTRSLVLDNCIDRMVENLSADMRERRLGLINERKGERSESERLSSSRGNKRRQQQQQQQQQ encoded by the exons ATGATGGAAAAGACTGAAGAACCTCCTTCCTTAAACACCGAGGAAGAGAGTTCTGAAAAAGACAAGATCTGGTGTTTGCAGCGCGTGGGGAGAGACTGTGACTGGCTGCATCTGTGCGAGGACTCAGAG GTTTCTGTTGGTCGAGGTCTGAATGTGACCCATCAGATTCTGTCAGTCAGCTGTCCACTGATGATATCCAGAAATCACTGTGTCTTCAAGCAAAATGACGATGGACGATGGACAGTGACGGACAATAAG AGTCTGAATGGCGTGTGGGTGAACGGGAGACGGATACCGCCAGGAAATCCCTTTTTACTTCAGCAGGGTGACTCTGTGAGACTCGGGGTCCCTCTCGACGGCAACCCGGTGGAGTTCGACTACATCCTGGTCCAGAAGAATTTCACCGACGTGAAATCGTTCTTGTCTGGGAATCATGACAAAGAATCTGGTGCTGCTCCTTTAGGCCAAAAACTGAAAAACTCTAAGCGGAAGTTCGATGGAGACGAGTCGGAGCCGTGTCCCGCGCAGCAGTCCAAATCCAAGCTGTACCGCAGCTCCTGCCCGGATAAATCGCGGGCACAGCCCTGCCCTTCCGGGGAGCGCCGGGAAACTGAGAAGTTTTTCTGTAAACCTCTGGAGGAGGACAGATGCGGTGATACAGCGGGAAGCAGCTCGAGCGCGTGCAGTGAAAGCAGTCAGCAACTGGCATCCGTTCACCGTTACAGCAAGAACTTGATGGTCCTGAAGGACCGCGTGGGCGACACGCAGAAGCGCGCAGCCGAGCTGGAGCGGCAGCGGCATCAGACTCCGGAGAGAGAGCGGGAGATGCAGGAACTGCAGACGCAGCTGGAGCTGTTGCGGGGTCAGCTGAGGTCGCAGAAGGAGCAGGCGCTCAAGCGCATTGAGAGTCTGGAGAAATCCTTCTGCGAGGAGGAGCGGCGCCTGGAG ACTGAAAAAGCACAACAGAACGAGGTGGGCTTGAAAAAACAACTCGAGGATGCATTAAAAGAG CACCGGAAAGTCATTGAGGAGCTCAAACACGCTCGGGAAGGATTCAAGGAAGCTCTTCAAGCCAAAGATAAGGAGCTGGAAGTTACAAAG gaagagaaagagaaggCCAAAGCTCAGAAAGAGGAAGTGGTCACACAGATGACTGAAGTGCTGGAGAGTGAACTGCAGTGCAGCGTTTGTTCAGAGCTCTTCATTGAG GCCGTGACGCTGAACTGCGCCCACAGCTTCTGTCAGCACTGCATCCGAGAGTGGCGCAAACGCAAGGACAAGTGTCCCATGTGCTGGCAGACCATCACGTCTCAGACGCGCTCTCTGGTCCTGGACAACTGCATCGACCGCATGGTGGAGAACCTGAGCGCCGACATGAGAGAGAGACGTCTGGGGCTCATCAATGAGCGGAAAGGTGAGAG GTCAGAAAGCGAGCGTCTCTCCAGCAGTCGTGGTAATAAACGacgacagcagcagcagcagcagcagcagcagtga